In Phyllostomus discolor isolate MPI-MPIP mPhyDis1 chromosome 3, mPhyDis1.pri.v3, whole genome shotgun sequence, a single genomic region encodes these proteins:
- the NUDT16L1 gene encoding tudor-interacting repair regulator protein isoform X1, whose amino-acid sequence MSAAVPELKQISRVEAMRLGPGWSHSCHAMLYAANPGQLFGRIPMRFSVLMQMRFDGLLGFPGGFVDRRFWSLEDGLNRVLGLGLGCLRLTEADYLSSHLTEGPHRVVAHLYARQLTLEQLHAVEISAVHSRDHGLEVGPLPGPRPPPRGLALALQRWVLGLVRVPLYTQKDRVGGFPNFLSNAFISTAKYQLLFALKVLNMMPEEKLAEAVAAATEKQKKALEKLLPSSS is encoded by the exons ATGTCGGCAGCGGTGCCGGAGCTGAAGCAGATTAGCCGGGTGGAGGCAATGCGCCTGGGGCCGGGCTGGAGCCACTCTTGCCACGCGATGCTGTACGCCGCCAACCCCGGGCAGCTTTTCGGCCGCATCCCCATGCGCTTCTCggtgctg ATGCAGATGCGCTTTGATGGGCTGCTGGGCTTCCCCGGGGGCTTCGTGGACCGGCGCTTCTGGTCACTGGAGGATGGACTGAACCGGGTGCTGGGTCTGGGCCTGGGCTGCCTGCGCCTCACCGAGGCTGACTACCTGAGTTCACACCTCACCGAGGGGCCGCACCGCGTCGTGGCGCACCTGTATGCAAGGCAGCTAACGCTGGAGCAGCTGCACGCTGTGGAGATTAGCGCTGTGCACTCGCGGGACCACGGCCTGGAGGTGGGGCCGctgcctgggccccgccccccaccccggggtttGGCTCTGGCCCTGCAACGATGG GTGCTGGGGCTTGTGCGAGTCCCACTGTATACCCAGAAGGATCGAGTTGGTGGCTTTCCCAACTTCCTGAGCAATGCCTTCATCAGCACAGCTAAGTACCAGCTCCTCTTCGCCCTCAAGGTGCTCAATATGATGCCTGAGGAGAAGCTGGCTGAAGCTGTTGCTGCAGCCACTGAGAAGCAGAAGAAAGCTCTGGAGAAGCTGCTCCCATCTTCCTCCTGA
- the NUDT16L1 gene encoding tudor-interacting repair regulator protein isoform X2, translating to MSAAVPELKQISRVEAMRLGPGWSHSCHAMLYAANPGQLFGRIPMRFSVLMQMRFDGLLGFPGGFVDRRFWSLEDGLNRVLGLGLGCLRLTEADYLSSHLTEGPHRVVAHLYARQLTLEQLHAVEISAVHSRDHGLEVLGLVRVPLYTQKDRVGGFPNFLSNAFISTAKYQLLFALKVLNMMPEEKLAEAVAAATEKQKKALEKLLPSSS from the exons ATGTCGGCAGCGGTGCCGGAGCTGAAGCAGATTAGCCGGGTGGAGGCAATGCGCCTGGGGCCGGGCTGGAGCCACTCTTGCCACGCGATGCTGTACGCCGCCAACCCCGGGCAGCTTTTCGGCCGCATCCCCATGCGCTTCTCggtgctg ATGCAGATGCGCTTTGATGGGCTGCTGGGCTTCCCCGGGGGCTTCGTGGACCGGCGCTTCTGGTCACTGGAGGATGGACTGAACCGGGTGCTGGGTCTGGGCCTGGGCTGCCTGCGCCTCACCGAGGCTGACTACCTGAGTTCACACCTCACCGAGGGGCCGCACCGCGTCGTGGCGCACCTGTATGCAAGGCAGCTAACGCTGGAGCAGCTGCACGCTGTGGAGATTAGCGCTGTGCACTCGCGGGACCACGGCCTGGAG GTGCTGGGGCTTGTGCGAGTCCCACTGTATACCCAGAAGGATCGAGTTGGTGGCTTTCCCAACTTCCTGAGCAATGCCTTCATCAGCACAGCTAAGTACCAGCTCCTCTTCGCCCTCAAGGTGCTCAATATGATGCCTGAGGAGAAGCTGGCTGAAGCTGTTGCTGCAGCCACTGAGAAGCAGAAGAAAGCTCTGGAGAAGCTGCTCCCATCTTCCTCCTGA